A section of the Anabaena cylindrica PCC 7122 genome encodes:
- a CDS encoding DUF29 domain-containing protein, translated as MSQEILYNQDFILWTQQQAESLKKGCWAELDIENLVEEIEALGRSEKKELGSYLQVLLIHLLKCQYQPERRTKSWDNIISNCRDKIQDCLEDTPSLQRLLKDWEWIEKYYRRAVRDAAKETHKPVETFPNECPFNIEQVLDPAFLVYT; from the coding sequence ATGAGTCAAGAAATCCTCTACAATCAGGACTTTATCCTATGGACACAGCAACAAGCTGAGAGTCTAAAAAAGGGGTGCTGGGCTGAATTAGATATTGAAAACTTGGTGGAGGAAATAGAGGCTTTGGGTCGTAGTGAAAAAAAAGAACTGGGAAGTTACCTACAAGTGCTTTTGATACACTTACTCAAATGCCAGTATCAACCAGAACGCAGAACTAAAAGTTGGGACAATATAATCTCAAACTGTCGAGACAAAATACAAGATTGCTTAGAAGATACTCCTAGTTTGCAACGTTTGCTTAAAGACTGGGAGTGGATAGAGAAATATTATCGCCGCGCGGTGCGAGATGCTGCAAAGGAGACTCACAAACCAGTAGAAACTTTTCCTAATGAGTGTCCTTTCAATATTGAGCAGGTTCTTGATCCTGCATTTTTAGTTTATACATAA
- a CDS encoding FecCD family ABC transporter permease produces the protein MLSAKSQISNSLLHQKPATRIRTLVFSILLISLVLAFLLDLALGAVEIPINQVITILLGQEAEKTTWTSIIFKFRLPKALTATLAGAALGVSGLQMQTLFKNPLAGPFVLGISSGASLGVALVLLTASVTAPTLLTNLGIIGDFSLVIAASFGAASVLGLMLVVSRRVQDTMTLLILGLLFGYATSAMVSILLQFSSKERIQSYIMWTFGSFTGVTWQQLAILTPVICLGLLIAILQSKSLNTLLLGESYARSLGLTVQKTRFSVISSASILAGAITAFCGPIAFLGVAIPHLCRSFFNTSDHRILIPSVIIMGAILALFADLFSQLLISQMVLPLNAITALIGTPVVTWVILRRNSKKAF, from the coding sequence ATGTTAAGTGCAAAGTCTCAAATTTCAAATTCTTTATTACACCAAAAACCTGCAACTCGAATAAGGACTCTAGTTTTTTCCATTTTACTAATAAGTTTAGTTTTGGCATTTTTACTAGATTTAGCTTTAGGTGCAGTTGAAATTCCTATTAATCAGGTAATTACAATTTTACTCGGACAAGAAGCAGAAAAAACAACATGGACAAGTATTATTTTCAAGTTTCGTTTACCTAAAGCCTTAACTGCAACTTTAGCAGGTGCTGCTTTAGGGGTGAGTGGGTTGCAAATGCAAACTCTCTTTAAAAATCCTTTAGCAGGTCCATTTGTATTAGGAATTAGTTCCGGTGCTAGTTTAGGAGTAGCGTTAGTTTTGTTGACAGCAAGTGTGACTGCACCAACATTATTAACTAATTTGGGAATCATTGGTGATTTTAGTTTAGTTATCGCTGCAAGTTTTGGTGCAGCATCAGTATTAGGGTTGATGTTAGTTGTTTCTCGTCGTGTGCAAGATACAATGACATTGTTAATTTTAGGTTTATTATTTGGATATGCGACAAGTGCAATGGTAAGCATTCTGTTACAATTTAGCTCAAAAGAACGGATTCAAAGTTATATAATGTGGACTTTTGGCAGTTTTACTGGGGTAACTTGGCAACAATTAGCTATTTTAACTCCAGTTATCTGTTTAGGTTTATTAATTGCCATACTGCAATCAAAATCTCTAAATACACTTTTATTAGGTGAATCCTATGCACGCAGTTTAGGGTTGACAGTGCAGAAAACTAGATTTTCTGTGATTAGTAGTGCCTCTATATTAGCAGGCGCAATTACTGCTTTTTGTGGACCAATAGCATTTTTAGGTGTAGCAATCCCCCATCTTTGCCGTAGTTTTTTTAATACTTCAGATCATCGGATATTAATTCCTAGTGTTATCATTATGGGTGCAATTTTAGCTTTATTTGCTGATTTGTTTTCCCAACTTTTAATCAGTCAGATGGTTTTACCTTTAAATGCTATTACGGCTTTAATTGGAACTCCTGTTGTTACTTGGGTAATTCTGCGACGTAATTCTAAGAAAGCTTTTTAA
- a CDS encoding ABC transporter ATP-binding protein encodes MSNSILTTHNLTIGYKTSRKTIRNVAANISTSLQAGELVCLLGSNGAGKSTLLRTLAGIQPPIAGEVKLLEDDIYKLPPHELAKRLSLVLTEKIDVGMLSAYALVTMGRYPYTDWWGRLSSEDEDIINWAIKSVGAVNLAQRNVSELSDGERQKIMIARALAQSPMVMLLDEPTAFLDLPRRVEIMQLLRQLARDTNQAILLSIHDLDLALRLADKIWLLGNNGILHVGAPEDLILSGIFADTFRSEGVEFDIFSGEFNLHTPYKGEVKLIGEGVAAIWTIRALKRVGFIVIQGDQSTEITVEVISASEGVFWRVRNSQAVSTHHSLYEVIKFLDFL; translated from the coding sequence ATGAGTAACTCAATTCTGACAACTCACAATTTGACTATTGGTTATAAGACTTCCCGGAAAACTATTCGTAATGTTGCAGCGAATATTTCTACATCTTTGCAAGCTGGGGAGTTGGTTTGTTTACTAGGTTCTAATGGTGCTGGTAAGTCTACTTTATTAAGAACTTTGGCGGGAATACAACCACCAATTGCTGGGGAAGTTAAACTTTTAGAAGATGATATTTATAAGTTACCACCACATGAATTAGCAAAACGTTTAAGTTTGGTATTGACTGAAAAGATTGATGTGGGAATGTTATCAGCTTATGCTTTGGTAACTATGGGAAGATATCCTTATACTGACTGGTGGGGAAGGTTATCATCTGAAGATGAAGATATTATTAATTGGGCTATAAAATCCGTGGGGGCGGTAAATTTAGCCCAACGGAATGTGAGTGAATTAAGTGATGGTGAACGACAAAAAATTATGATTGCTCGTGCTTTAGCACAGTCTCCTATGGTAATGTTATTGGATGAACCAACAGCATTTTTAGATTTACCACGTCGGGTGGAAATTATGCAATTGTTGCGTCAGTTAGCGCGGGATACAAATCAAGCAATTTTGCTTTCTATCCATGATTTGGATTTAGCTTTACGCCTTGCTGATAAAATTTGGTTGTTAGGAAATAATGGTATTCTCCACGTTGGCGCACCGGAAGATTTGATATTAAGTGGTATATTTGCTGATACTTTCCGCAGTGAAGGTGTGGAATTTGATATTTTTTCTGGAGAGTTTAATCTGCATACACCATACAAAGGAGAAGTTAAGTTAATAGGTGAAGGTGTTGCTGCTATTTGGACAATTCGTGCTTTAAAAAGAGTTGGATTTATAGTTATACAAGGTGATCAGTCTACAGAAATTACGGTAGAAGTGATATCTGCGTCTGAAGGAGTTTTTTGGCGAGTTAGAAATAGTCAGGCTGTGTCTACACATCATTCGTTGTATGAAGTGATTAAATTTTTGGATTTTTTATAA
- a CDS encoding ABC transporter substrate-binding protein translates to MIFGKSQVIIFLCQLFLVAVLVVSCQGSQNSLVVSSANNGCVQSYDPNVDYFPNKVKVNHAIGFAVEYYKNYKVVTIKNPWKDAKTGFKYVLVQCGTPTPPGFDQSQVFTTPVNSVISLSTTHLPHFSKLNVVDKLIGVSDIKQVTTPEFIDRIKAGKVVSVGNNSTVNVEKVLELNPELVTTFGTGNQQTDSFPKLLEAGLKVAINAEYMEDTPLGRSEWLKFTALFFNKEAAAEKIFATIAKKYEDIAVKAKAVKNRPTVFVGFNFKGTWHTPGGNSYVAKYLADAGANYLWSENKSSGSLPISFEAVFERAANADYWLNFRQSWKTLKDVIIEDSRYSDFQAFKEGNLYNNNARVNANGGNDYWQSGISNPDVVLSDLMKILHPEILKNHQLFYYRKLRQ, encoded by the coding sequence ATGATTTTTGGGAAGTCTCAGGTTATTATTTTTCTATGTCAGTTGTTTTTAGTTGCTGTTTTGGTTGTTTCTTGTCAAGGTTCTCAGAATAGTCTGGTTGTTAGTTCTGCTAATAATGGTTGTGTTCAAAGTTATGATCCCAATGTTGATTATTTTCCCAATAAGGTGAAGGTTAATCATGCTATTGGCTTTGCAGTTGAATATTACAAAAACTACAAAGTCGTGACGATTAAAAATCCTTGGAAAGATGCTAAAACAGGTTTTAAATATGTTTTGGTTCAATGCGGTACACCGACACCACCAGGGTTTGATCAATCCCAAGTATTTACTACACCTGTAAATTCTGTGATTTCTCTTTCTACAACTCATCTACCACATTTTTCTAAGTTAAATGTTGTTGATAAGTTAATCGGTGTTAGCGATATCAAACAAGTAACTACACCAGAATTTATTGACAGAATTAAGGCTGGTAAGGTGGTATCTGTTGGCAATAATTCTACTGTGAATGTGGAGAAAGTTTTAGAACTTAATCCTGAGTTAGTTACAACTTTTGGGACTGGAAATCAACAAACTGATAGTTTTCCTAAGTTGTTGGAAGCTGGGTTAAAGGTGGCGATAAATGCTGAATATATGGAAGATACTCCACTGGGGAGAAGTGAATGGTTAAAATTTACTGCTTTATTTTTTAATAAGGAGGCGGCGGCGGAAAAAATATTTGCTACAATTGCTAAGAAATACGAAGATATCGCTGTTAAAGCTAAAGCTGTTAAAAATCGTCCGACTGTGTTTGTGGGCTTCAATTTTAAGGGAACTTGGCATACACCAGGTGGTAATAGTTATGTAGCCAAATATCTCGCTGACGCAGGTGCAAATTATCTCTGGAGTGAGAATAAATCTTCTGGTAGTTTACCTATATCTTTTGAAGCTGTTTTTGAACGCGCTGCTAACGCTGATTATTGGTTGAATTTTAGACAGTCTTGGAAAACTTTAAAAGATGTCATTATCGAAGATAGTCGCTATAGTGATTTTCAAGCTTTTAAAGAAGGAAATCTTTATAATAATAATGCTCGCGTTAATGCTAATGGTGGTAATGACTACTGGCAAAGTGGAATTAGTAACCCAGATGTAGTTTTATCTGATTTAATGAAAATACTTCATCCAGAAATATTAAAAAATCATCAATTATTTTATTATCGGAAACTTCGTCAATAA
- a CDS encoding TonB-dependent receptor gives MSTNLVAKLGIQIIASSVTLGMCCENYKVIGVEIPQQEEPVAEKITQNTPADTEEKEADIEINVIEKLLNEPVFSPFRREGTVKDSTRPIYVITGEEMEAQGARTVREALKFLPGILGDGTVGTEVNALSGQFIRGSNTGQVLILLDGRPINNAGSGGFDLSEFTTNNIQRVEVLPGGGSTLYGSDAIGGVINIITRRPTEKITTEAKVNIGAYGLNQQSIQNSGKKGDISWVVGYNRTQAENNYPFSIPEANFSGTRKNNDALYNNFNVKLEADLGKRNTLSFSTLYLNKEQGTPGGVPIPFPVNGQGFFNSLTDKNRKYTDQVLTDLTWNSKLGGGDDSLLTARVYGDFLNTRFDPSGSSRFETNQTSYGIQTTHSWNFAKNQSLVYGFDYRTVNVRNTSFSYSTNKETLNYDNDINQGALFAKYEVVLIPNLTVNLGLRQDFISLVNGSVTSPSVGTKFVVFDSTTLRANYIKNFRVPTIANLFNVNPSNIGNPELKPERGDSFDIGIDQKLGNIGLLRLTFFKNSVSDTIAFKRLTPPVNGNTGTWENIGLVETTGIEATLNLQLAKNIYTFVNYTANDPRILKSSNLAEIDKELRFAGADKLNLGVSYENPQGLYLGLLMNSLNGYPTNNINTEFLSGYTTFDFKLRVPLNDKLVVTGSLENLFNQRYQLFPGFPDGGRGFQVGLSAMF, from the coding sequence ATGTCTACTAATTTAGTTGCGAAACTGGGAATTCAAATTATTGCGTCTAGTGTGACTTTGGGAATGTGTTGTGAAAATTACAAAGTTATAGGAGTAGAAATTCCCCAACAGGAAGAACCAGTCGCAGAAAAAATTACTCAAAATACACCGGCAGATACTGAAGAAAAAGAAGCTGATATTGAAATAAATGTGATTGAGAAGCTATTAAATGAACCTGTTTTTTCACCTTTTCGTCGGGAAGGAACAGTGAAAGATTCCACTCGGCCAATTTATGTAATTACGGGTGAAGAAATGGAAGCACAAGGTGCGAGAACTGTAAGAGAAGCACTTAAATTTCTTCCTGGTATATTAGGTGATGGTACTGTAGGAACAGAAGTTAATGCTTTAAGTGGTCAATTTATTCGTGGTTCTAATACCGGTCAAGTATTAATATTACTTGATGGTAGACCAATTAATAATGCCGGCAGTGGTGGTTTTGATCTTTCCGAATTTACAACTAATAATATTCAAAGAGTTGAAGTATTACCCGGAGGAGGTTCAACTCTTTATGGTTCTGATGCAATTGGGGGAGTAATTAATATTATCACCCGTCGTCCTACAGAGAAAATTACCACCGAAGCAAAAGTCAATATTGGTGCTTATGGACTGAACCAACAAAGTATTCAAAATAGCGGTAAAAAAGGTGATATTTCTTGGGTTGTAGGTTATAACCGTACCCAAGCTGAAAATAATTATCCTTTTTCTATTCCTGAAGCTAATTTTTCAGGAACCAGGAAGAATAATGATGCACTTTATAACAATTTTAATGTCAAATTAGAAGCAGATTTAGGCAAACGGAATACTCTCAGTTTCTCGACTTTATACTTAAATAAAGAACAAGGAACACCTGGAGGAGTGCCAATTCCTTTTCCAGTCAATGGACAAGGTTTTTTTAATTCGCTTACAGATAAAAATCGCAAATACACAGATCAAGTTTTAACTGATTTAACCTGGAATTCAAAATTAGGAGGTGGGGATGATTCTTTATTAACAGCAAGAGTTTATGGAGATTTTTTGAACACTCGGTTTGATCCTAGTGGTTCAAGTCGCTTTGAGACTAATCAAACTTCCTACGGAATTCAAACTACACATAGTTGGAATTTTGCTAAAAATCAAAGTTTAGTTTATGGCTTTGATTATCGCACTGTCAATGTTCGTAATACCTCCTTTAGTTATTCGACTAATAAAGAAACATTGAACTATGATAACGATATTAATCAAGGAGCATTATTTGCCAAATATGAAGTAGTATTAATCCCTAATTTGACTGTTAATTTAGGTTTACGTCAAGACTTTATTAGCTTGGTAAATGGTTCAGTTACATCACCATCTGTAGGGACAAAATTTGTCGTTTTCGACTCAACTACCTTAAGAGCAAATTACATCAAAAATTTTCGAGTTCCGACTATTGCTAATTTATTTAATGTCAATCCTAGCAATATTGGCAACCCAGAACTTAAACCAGAAAGAGGTGATAGTTTTGATATTGGCATTGACCAAAAACTTGGTAATATTGGTTTGCTAAGATTAACTTTTTTCAAAAATAGTGTATCAGATACGATTGCCTTTAAGAGACTGACACCACCAGTAAATGGTAATACAGGAACTTGGGAAAATATCGGACTGGTGGAAACTACAGGAATTGAGGCTACTTTGAATTTGCAACTTGCCAAAAATATTTATACTTTTGTTAATTACACGGCAAATGATCCGCGTATTTTGAAAAGTTCTAATTTAGCGGAGATTGACAAAGAATTGAGGTTTGCTGGTGCAGATAAATTAAATTTGGGAGTTTCTTATGAAAATCCTCAAGGTTTGTATTTGGGTTTATTAATGAATTCCTTAAATGGATATCCTACTAATAATATAAATACAGAATTTTTATCTGGATATACTACTTTTGATTTTAAATTGCGTGTGCCTTTAAATGATAAACTGGTAGTTACAGGTAGTCTGGAAAATCTCTTTAATCAGCGTTATCAGTTGTTTCCTGGTTTTCCTGACGGAGGTAGAGGTTTTCAAGTTGGTTTGAGTGCTATGTTTTAA
- a CDS encoding bluetail domain-containing putative surface protein, protein MSTNPQNLIVTKSTPVKADLGIYVPIDQIYTYTYDTNGNQTSVKSDYNADGTIDSITTYTYDANGNQTSVNYDTNGDGTIDSTYTSTYNANGNLISQISDYNADGTPDYIYTSTYNANGNLTSQISDYNADGTPDYIYTSTYNANGNLTSQISDYNADGTPDFISIFTYNANGNQTSQTSDTNGDGTPDYITTYTYDANGNLISQTSDYNADGTPDYIYTSTYNANGNQTSVNSDTNGDGTIDSTYTSTYNANGNLISQISDYNADGTPDYIYTSTYNANGNLTSVNSDTNGDGTPDYIDTYTYDANGNLISQISDYNADGTPDFITAYTYNANGNAKSNLASQSYDYNGDGTPDYITTYTYDANGNQTSVNSDTNADGTVDYTDTYTYDGNGNLISQISDYNADGTPDYIYTSTYDANGNLTSESYDYNGNIIPEYRYLYDVNGNVTKLLNNVVETTQFITGTNRKDSLFGSDGIDNISGGNGKDKLFGLKGNDVLNGDNGADLLVGGAGADVLTGGKGADTFRYKDLSDSLLSSYDKITDFKIGKDRIDGINAVSKRNVFDGGTVKSLIATDIQAVLTNSSFAANGAATFTLGSGATQQTFVAINDDIAGFSAATDSIIEITGFSGNLNNLRII, encoded by the coding sequence ATGTCTACCAATCCACAAAACCTAATCGTCACAAAATCCACACCAGTCAAAGCTGATCTTGGCATATACGTTCCTATTGATCAGATTTACACCTATACCTACGATACCAATGGCAATCAGACTTCAGTAAAATCTGATTACAATGCTGATGGCACAATCGACTCTATCACCACCTATACCTACGATGCCAATGGCAATCAGACTTCAGTCAACTATGACACAAATGGTGATGGCACAATCGACTCTACCTACACCTCCACTTACAATGCCAATGGCAACCTGATTTCACAAATATCTGATTACAATGCTGATGGCACGCCAGATTATATCTACACCTCCACTTACAATGCCAATGGCAACCTGACTTCACAAATATCTGATTACAATGCTGATGGCACGCCAGATTATATCTACACCTCCACTTACAATGCCAATGGCAACCTGACTTCACAAATATCTGATTACAATGCTGATGGCACGCCAGATTTCATCAGTATCTTCACTTATAATGCCAATGGTAATCAGACTTCACAAACATCTGACACAAATGGTGATGGCACGCCGGATTATATCACCACCTACACCTACGATGCCAATGGCAACCTGATTTCACAAACATCTGATTACAATGCTGATGGCACGCCAGATTATATCTACACCTCCACTTATAATGCTAATGGCAATCAGACTTCGGTCAACTCTGACACCAATGGTGATGGCACAATCGACTCTACCTACACCTCCACTTACAATGCCAATGGCAACCTGATTTCACAAATATCTGATTACAATGCTGATGGCACGCCAGATTATATCTACACCTCCACTTACAATGCCAATGGCAACCTGACTTCAGTAAACTCTGACACAAATGGTGATGGCACGCCAGATTATATCGACACCTATACCTACGATGCTAATGGCAACCTGATTTCACAAATATCTGATTACAATGCTGATGGCACACCAGATTTTATCACTGCCTACACTTATAATGCCAATGGCAATGCCAAGAGCAATCTGGCTTCACAAAGCTATGACTACAATGGCGATGGCACGCCGGATTATATCACCACCTACACCTACGATGCCAATGGCAATCAGACTTCAGTAAACTCTGACACCAATGCTGATGGCACGGTAGATTATACCGACACCTACACCTACGATGGTAATGGCAACCTGATTTCACAAATATCTGACTACAATGCTGATGGCACGCCAGATTATATCTACACCTCCACTTACGATGCCAATGGCAACCTAACTTCAGAAAGCTATGATTACAACGGTAACATCATTCCTGAATACAGATATCTCTATGATGTGAATGGCAATGTCACCAAATTGCTTAACAATGTAGTGGAAACAACCCAATTCATCACCGGTACTAATCGCAAAGATTCGTTATTCGGTTCTGATGGCATTGATAATATTTCTGGTGGTAATGGCAAAGATAAACTGTTTGGCTTAAAGGGTAATGACGTTCTCAATGGTGATAATGGTGCTGATCTCCTAGTGGGCGGTGCAGGGGCTGATGTCCTCACAGGTGGGAAGGGTGCAGACACATTCCGCTACAAGGATTTGAGCGATTCCCTATTAAGCAGTTACGACAAGATCACCGATTTTAAGATTGGTAAAGATAGGATTGATGGTATTAATGCCGTTTCTAAACGAAATGTGTTTGACGGAGGCACGGTTAAAAGCTTGATTGCTACTGATATTCAAGCAGTGTTAACTAATAGTTCTTTTGCTGCTAATGGTGCAGCTACTTTTACTTTGGGTAGTGGTGCAACTCAACAAACATTTGTAGCGATTAATGATGACATTGCTGGCTTCTCTGCTGCTACCGACTCCATTATTGAGATTACTGGTTTTAGCGGTAATTTGAATAATCTAAGAATAATCTAG
- a CDS encoding (2Fe-2S) ferredoxin domain-containing protein yields MADFNCWVTPVNEKIIEATGNNWQIEYEFFDCQGDVLACLAYTLFQENWHQVGLGHLEQGSVLELEFHEAPKKCVLYDGYLTVITRDWHFHLCIEETLGGPNAETSIEVRQQRLISKGAFYRRINSEGESRSWGIQFWNGSGEKAMTIFLPNPYVEDENLLPEGKGDFTKLAFYQELRDIYVLGKQPIPFTKNPLKCAYIAVCTSGRCYPSRKWQPTFDALKAAVEKAELDLEVRTSGCLQVCKLGPVVYHSTDRTWYSRVKPEVAERIVQEHLVEGNKVVEYIYP; encoded by the coding sequence ATGGCTGATTTTAATTGTTGGGTAACACCAGTAAATGAAAAAATAATTGAAGCGACTGGGAATAATTGGCAAATTGAATATGAGTTTTTTGATTGTCAAGGTGATGTTCTGGCTTGTTTAGCTTATACTTTATTTCAAGAAAATTGGCATCAAGTTGGTTTGGGACATTTGGAACAAGGTAGTGTTTTAGAGTTGGAGTTTCATGAAGCACCTAAGAAATGCGTTCTCTATGATGGATATTTAACTGTAATTACTAGAGATTGGCATTTTCATTTATGTATTGAGGAAACTTTAGGTGGTCCCAATGCTGAAACTTCTATCGAAGTAAGACAGCAACGTTTGATTAGTAAGGGTGCATTTTATAGAAGGATAAATTCAGAAGGTGAATCGAGAAGTTGGGGTATTCAATTTTGGAATGGTTCTGGTGAAAAGGCTATGACGATATTTTTACCTAATCCCTATGTAGAGGATGAAAATTTACTTCCTGAAGGGAAGGGAGATTTTACAAAGTTAGCTTTTTATCAGGAACTTAGAGATATTTATGTATTAGGTAAACAGCCAATTCCTTTTACTAAAAATCCTCTCAAATGTGCTTATATTGCAGTTTGTACTTCTGGACGTTGTTATCCTTCTCGAAAATGGCAACCTACTTTTGATGCTTTAAAGGCTGCTGTTGAAAAGGCAGAATTAGATTTGGAAGTGAGAACAAGTGGTTGTTTACAGGTTTGTAAGTTGGGTCCTGTTGTTTATCATTCTACTGATAGAACTTGGTACAGTCGTGTTAAGCCAGAAGTTGCGGAAAGAATTGTACAGGAACATTTGGTTGAGGGGAATAAGGTTGTTGAATATATATATCCTTAG